Sequence from the Agrococcus sp. SL85 genome:
GGGCAGCAGCGGGAGGACGTCCTCGGTGAACTGGGTGAGGAAGCGGCGCTGGTCGTGGCCGGGTCCGTGGAAGACGAGGTGCGTGAAGCCGAGGCCGACGTAGTGCGCGATCGCGGCCGCGACCTCCTCGGGATCCGAGCCCACGATCCAGCGCTTCGCCACCTGCTCGATCGGCAGCTCGTCGGCGAGGCGCTGCATCTCGATCGGGTCGTGCACCGAGTGCTTCTGCTCCTGCGTGAGCGAGAGCGCGGCCCAGAAGCGGGTCGCCTCGAGCGCAGCCTCCGGATCGCGGTCGTACGAGACCTTGATCTCGATCATGCGGTCGACCTCCGCCGACGCTCGCCCCTGCCGCTCGAGGCCCTCCTCGAGCGACGCCACGATCGTGCCGCGGTAGTAGTCGTCGCCCTTGCCGGAGGTGCAGATGTGGCCGTCGGCGAAGCGCGCGGCGTAGCGCGTCGTCGCGGGCCCGCCGCCGGCGACGTAGATCGGGATGGGCCGCTCGGGCCGGTCGTAGATCGTGGCGCCGTGCAGCGAGTAGAAGTCGCCGTCGAAGTCGACGCGCTCGTCCTGCCACAGCCGGCGCATGACGCGCACCGACTCCCGCAGCCGCGCGAAGCGCTCGCCGAGCTCGGGGAACTCGACGCCGATCGCCTGCTCGTTGAGCGACTCGCCCGTGCCGACGCCGAGGATGAGGCGGCCCGGATGCACCTGCCCGAGCGTCGCGAACTGCTGCGCGACGACCGCCGGGTGGTAGCGGAGCGTGGGCGTGAGCACCGAGGTGCCGAGCACGATCGAGCGGGTGCGCTCGAGCGCCATGCCGAGCCACGCGACCGCGTTCGGCGCGTGGCCGCCCTCGTGCCGCCAGGGCTGGAGGTGGTCGGAGATGAACGCCGAGTCGAGCCCGACCTCCTCCGCGAGGGCCACGAGCTCGAGGAGCTCGGCCGGGGAGAACTGTTCGGCGCTCGCCTTGTAGCCGTACCGCATGGATCCAGTCAAGCACCCGCGGTCGAGGGTCGGCTGGCTGCGGGGCCTCGTGACGCGTGCGGCCGCGCCGCGCGCTCCTCGACCAGCAGGGCAGACGCGTGCGGCCGCGCCGCGCGCCCCTCGACCGGCGGGGCAGCGCGCAGCGCAGCCCCGCGCTACACGGGCAAGCCGACGAACGCCTTGTCGGGGTTGCCGAAGCGGTGCGCGGTGATCGAGATCGCCTGCTCGCGCAGGAACGGCAGCAGCTCGATGCGGCCCTCGGAGGAGACCGGCCCGTCGTAGACGGCGACCCGGGGGTTCCCCGCGAGCGCCTCGCGCAGCCCCGCCGCGGTGCCGGCGACGCGGATGCGCCGCACGGGCTCGGTGTCGTGGGCGATGCCGAGCGCGTCCTCGCGGTGGGCGGGCTCGAGCGCCTCCCCCGAGGCGACGCGCGCCAGGAAGCTCGCGTCGTCCTCGACGGTCGTCTCCTCGATCCGCACGTGCGGCACCGCGCTCGCCGCGAGGCGCGCGACGCCCGCGGGCACCTCGATCGCCGTCGACACGCGCACCTT
This genomic interval carries:
- the fgd gene encoding glucose-6-phosphate dehydrogenase (coenzyme-F420): MRYGYKASAEQFSPAELLELVALAEEVGLDSAFISDHLQPWRHEGGHAPNAVAWLGMALERTRSIVLGTSVLTPTLRYHPAVVAQQFATLGQVHPGRLILGVGTGESLNEQAIGVEFPELGERFARLRESVRVMRRLWQDERVDFDGDFYSLHGATIYDRPERPIPIYVAGGGPATTRYAARFADGHICTSGKGDDYYRGTIVASLEEGLERQGRASAEVDRMIEIKVSYDRDPEAALEATRFWAALSLTQEQKHSVHDPIEMQRLADELPIEQVAKRWIVGSDPEEVAAAIAHYVGLGFTHLVFHGPGHDQRRFLTQFTEDVLPLLPAR